ATAAAGTCATCTAAAGCTTTATGTCGTAGCTTTTGAAGCCAACTTAATTGAGCTCCTCCTAACAAGCTAGGTTCTAGATTAGAGTAGCTATCCAGATAAGTTTTCCAAGTTTCTGTAATTAAGCTCATACTGAAATTGCCTTTAAGTGTGCCCACTATTTTGTTCGATAACCCAGCCATAGCCCTTTTTTTCAAGCTCTAACGCAAGATCTTTTTTCCCAGATTTTATTATTTTTCCTTGATAAAGCACATGTACATAATCAGGTACAATGTAATCCAAGAGTCGTTGATAATGAGTTACGAGTATAATCCCTCGTTCTGGATTTCTTAGAGCATTAATTCCATCGGAGACAATTTTTAGTGCATCAATATCTAGACCAGAATCTGTTTCATCTAAAATAGCGAGGGTAGGCTCTAAAATAGCCATTTGTAATATTTCATTACGCTTTTTCTCTCCCCCAGAAAATCCGTCATTAACCGCTCGTTGGAGAAACGTTTCATCCATTTTTACAAGCTTCATTTTTTCTCGAGCAAGTGCTAAAAAATCAATAGCATCTAATTCTTTTAGCCCTTGATGTTTACGAATACTATTGAGTGCAGTTCTGAGCAAATATACATTGCTAACTCCAGGGATCTCAACTGGGTACTGAAATCCTAAAAAAATCCCTTCACATGCCCGTTCTTCGGGCATTAAGTCTAGTAAATTTTTTTCTTTATAGGAAACCTCTCCATCAGTTACCTCATAACCTTCCTTCCCTGCTAAGATACTGGCAAGAGTACTTTTTCCAGACCCATTAGGTCCCATAATAGCGTGCACTTCCCCTACGCTAATATGTAAATCAATACCTTTTAAAATGGGCTTTTCGCCAATACTGGCATGCAAATTTTTAATCGTTAGCATATTAATTAATCCCTTAATAATTTTTAGACTCTACTATCAACCCACAGTACCTTCTAGGCTAACACTCATTAGATTTTGAGCTTCTACTGCAAATTCCATAGGCAATTCTTTAAATACTTGCTTGCAAAATCCGTTGACGATCATAGAAACCGCATCTTCAGGAGAAATCCCTCTTTGTTGACAATAAAAGAGCTGATCTTCACTAATTTTAGAAGTAGATGCTTCATGTTCAATTTGAGCTGAAGGATGTTTTACTTCAATATAGGGAAAAGTATGAGCACCACAGGTACTACCTAGGAGTAGAGAGTCGCATTGAGTATAGTTACGAGCGCCCTCTGCGCTAGGGGCTACTCTCACTAAGCCTCGGTAAGTGTTTTGCCCTTTGCCTGCAGATATTCCTTTAGAAATTATAGTACTGCGACTATTTTTACCAATATGGATCATCTTCGTTCCCGTATCAGCCTGCTGGAAATTATTAGTTAAGGCAACAGAATAAAACTCTCCTACAGAGTTATCTCCTTGCAAAATGACGCTAGGGTATTTCCAAGTAATAGCTGATCCTGTTTCTACCTGAGTCCAACAAATTTTAGAATTTTTTCCTCGGCATGCCCCACGCTTAGTCACAAAATTATAAATACCCCCTCGACCCTCTTCATCCCCAGGGTACCAATTCTGAACGGTAGAGTATTTAATTTGAGCATTACCTAGTGCAACTAACTCTACTACTGCAGCATGAAGTTGATTCTCATCTCGCATTGGTGCAGTACACCCTTCTAGATAACTTACATAAGCACCCTCATCTGCAATGATAAGGGTTCGTTCAAATTGTCCAGTTTGTGCAGCGTTGATTCTAAAATAAGTAGATAGTTCCATAGGGCAACGCACGCCTTTGGGTACATAGACAAAGGATCCATCACTGAATACCGCTGAATTTAAGGCAGCATAGAAATTATCCCGAGTGGGTACTACACTACCCAAGTATTTTTTCACTAGCTCAGGATATTCCCTAACTGCTTCAGAGAAGGGGCAAAAAATAACACCTGCCTCTCCTAGTTTCTTTTTAAAAGTGGTAGCAACAGAAACACTATCAAACACCGCATCTATCGCAACGCCAGCAAGTTTTGCTCGTTCGTGAAGAGGAACCCCTAATTTTTCATAAGTTTTTAGTAACTCAGGATCCACCTCATCCAAACTTTTAGGGGCATCTTTTTTAGGCTTTGGTGCGGAGTAGTAAATAATATCTTGATAATTTATTGGTGGATAATGCACATGAGCCCAATCAGGGTGTTCCATTTTCAACCAATCACGATAGGCATTAAGACGCCACTCTAGCATAAATGCAGGTTCATTTTTTTTAGCGGAAAGGGCACGGATAGTATTTTCGTTTAATCCCGGAGGAAGCG
This genomic window from Candidatus Nitrosacidococcus tergens contains:
- the sufC gene encoding Fe-S cluster assembly ATPase SufC, whose protein sequence is MLTIKNLHASIGEKPILKGIDLHISVGEVHAIMGPNGSGKSTLASILAGKEGYEVTDGEVSYKEKNLLDLMPEERACEGIFLGFQYPVEIPGVSNVYLLRTALNSIRKHQGLKELDAIDFLALAREKMKLVKMDETFLQRAVNDGFSGGEKKRNEILQMAILEPTLAILDETDSGLDIDALKIVSDGINALRNPERGIILVTHYQRLLDYIVPDYVHVLYQGKIIKSGKKDLALELEKKGYGWVIEQNSGHT
- the sufB gene encoding Fe-S cluster assembly protein SufB, producing the protein MSSAILKAEDFTNRQYSAGFITDIESESLPPGLNENTIRALSAKKNEPAFMLEWRLNAYRDWLKMEHPDWAHVHYPPINYQDIIYYSAPKPKKDAPKSLDEVDPELLKTYEKLGVPLHERAKLAGVAIDAVFDSVSVATTFKKKLGEAGVIFCPFSEAVREYPELVKKYLGSVVPTRDNFYAALNSAVFSDGSFVYVPKGVRCPMELSTYFRINAAQTGQFERTLIIADEGAYVSYLEGCTAPMRDENQLHAAVVELVALGNAQIKYSTVQNWYPGDEEGRGGIYNFVTKRGACRGKNSKICWTQVETGSAITWKYPSVILQGDNSVGEFYSVALTNNFQQADTGTKMIHIGKNSRSTIISKGISAGKGQNTYRGLVRVAPSAEGARNYTQCDSLLLGSTCGAHTFPYIEVKHPSAQIEHEASTSKISEDQLFYCQQRGISPEDAVSMIVNGFCKQVFKELPMEFAVEAQNLMSVSLEGTVG